ctgacatgtgggcccaacATGAGGGCGTGGAGCTCGTCCTCGGCAAGGACATCATCGTCGACAGGCTCGACAGCTGCACTCACACGCAGGAGGCCACGGACATCTTCAGTTGCTGGGTGTGGTGCTGGAGCCTCGACCGCATACCCAGCGACTACGGCTTCACGGTCTTCCCCAAGGGTGCTGGACGCGTGGAGGAGATGCATGGCTATTCACCGCCGCACCGTCAGGTGGCTCCACCTCCTGAAGGCATCCAGTTCAGCGCCTTGATCCACATCGACCTCGTGGAGGATTGTACGGTGCGCGAGGCGCGCCCATcgtccagtcgtcagagcaGCCTGCCGTCATCCAGCTCCGACAAATCTGCTCCGCTCCCCGCCGTCCAGCCCTACACCTGGTACTTCAACGtgcgggatggggaggagatccgTCTTGCACGCCGCCGCAACGACTCATGTGGCGCCTACCCGCCAGCTGCTCGCCGCAACCATGATGATGAGGGCGACGACCGCCTACCTCGCTCCTACCGCGACTCCGTCTTGCCCCGGGACACTGCCCGCACGCCGACGCCGTCTCGGGCGGGCCTGGGCGCTGATGAGGCACGACACTGCAGCCGCACGCCGGCCAGCAGGCGCTGCCGGGCCCCTTCCGTCCCCAGCGACGCCACCCCTACCCCTGCGAGCGAGACGTTcccgcctccaccaccactgCCGCTTCACAGCCCGATGCCCCAGCGCCTCGACCTGGCCGCCATCGCGCCTGCTCCGGTGTCGGTGCCGTCGGCATCCCTTGCCCCGACCAGCCCCACGTCTTCGTCAAGCGAAGACCCGCTTGTTGAGCTCATGGCCACCGAGCGGTTGGAGCACACGGGCTGGCCTGCCTGCGGCTTTGACCCCATGGCGCTGGAGCGCGACGCCTTCTGCGAGGCGACTCTGTCATCGCCGCTGTCCTTCCCCCCGGTTCCGGCGTTCCCTGCTCTGGCCGGGGGCGGGGGCACCGGCGCGCCCTCTCCGCTCGGCTTCAGCATGCCTCCACGCGACGACATCGACATGCATGTTTCTGCTGCAGGTACTGATGCCGAGCATGACGCGTCCGACAGGATCC
The Brachypodium distachyon strain Bd21 chromosome 2, Brachypodium_distachyon_v3.0, whole genome shotgun sequence genome window above contains:
- the LOC112270698 gene encoding WAS/WASL-interacting protein family member 2-like is translated as MWAQHEGVELVLGKDIIVDRLDSCTHTQEATDIFSCWVWCWSLDRIPSDYGFTVFPKGAGRVEEMHGYSPPHRQVAPPPEGIQFSALIHIDLVEDCTVREARPSSSRQSSLPSSSSDKSAPLPAVQPYTWYFNVRDGEEIRLARRRNDSCGAYPPAARRNHDDEGDDRLPRSYRDSVLPRDTARTPTPSRAGLGADEARHCSRTPASRRCRAPSVPSDATPTPASETFPPPPPLPLHSPMPQRLDLAAIAPAPVSVPSASLAPTSPTSSSSEDPLVELMATERLEHTGWPACGFDPMALERDAFCEATLSSPLSFPPVPAFPALAGGGGTGAPSPLGFSMPPRDDIDMHVSAAGTDAEHDASDRILDALFAAHPFSVLGATPPPPPPCSRGGKDKTPVTPRRSAR